Proteins co-encoded in one Capsicum annuum cultivar UCD-10X-F1 chromosome 9, UCD10Xv1.1, whole genome shotgun sequence genomic window:
- the LOC124887197 gene encoding aldehyde dehydrogenase 1-like: MCLDIQELSDSTSSCRVNLRTEPNACRLTFALVLELQDLVLEHVEEIAALDAMDAGKLFSDVKTSEVPSAAEVLCYYAGAADKIHGTTLKMSSEIQGYTLLEPIGVVGHIIPWNFPSQVFACKVAPALAAGCTMVVKPAEQTPLSALYYAYLAKQAGIPDGVINVVTGFGHTAGAVLSSHMDVDKREDAMLLTGGNTLNKKGYFIEPTIFINVTL; encoded by the exons atgtgtttggatATCCAGGAATTGTCTGACAgcacttcgtcttgtcgagttAATCTCCGGACAGAACCCAATGCTTGCAGACt TACTTTCGCGTTAGTATTGGAACTTCAGGACTTAGTTCTAGAACATGTGGAGGAAATAGCAGCCTTGGATGCAATGGATGCAGGAAAGTTGTTTAGTGATGTTAAGACATCAGAAGTACCAAGTGCAGCGGAAGTTCTCTGTTATTATGCCGGTGCAGCGGATAAAATTCATGGAACGACTCTCAAGATGTCAAGCGAGATACAAGGATACACATTGCTCGAACCAATTGGTGTTGTTGGACACATTATTCCTTGGAATTTCCCGAGCCAGGTGTTTGCGTGTAAGGTTGCCCCTGCATTAGCTGCTGGTTGCACCATGGTTGTTAAACCTGCTGAACAAACTCCTCTTTCGGCTCTATATTATGCTTATTTGGCCAAGCAG GCAGGAATTCCGGATGGAGTGATCAATGTGGTAACAGGATTTGGACATACTGCTGGTGCTGTGCTTAGCTCTCATATGGATGTAGACAAG AGGGAGGATGCAATGTTGTTAACTGGAGGCAACACATTGAATAAGAAGGGTTATTTCATCGAGCCAACCATATTCATCAATGTCACT CTATga